The Amaranthus tricolor cultivar Red isolate AtriRed21 chromosome 6, ASM2621246v1, whole genome shotgun sequence genome has a segment encoding these proteins:
- the LOC130815721 gene encoding precursor of CEP9-like produces MGVNKLLFVSFLLAILFSLTSYVSGHFDYVDAYRPTTPGQSPGAGHATPPPSLSYINGFRPTTPGRSPGAGHSSPPPSLSYVNGVRPTTPGQSPGAGHQTPPPSVNYINGFRPTTPGQSPGAGHITPPPSVTYINGFRPTTPGQSPGAGHQTPPPSVTYINGFRPTTPGQSPGAGHQTPPPSVTYINGFRPTTPSQSPGAGHITPPPSVTYINGFRPTTPGQSPGAGHQTPPPLVTYINGYRPTTPGQSPGAGHITPPPALITYVNGFRPTTPGQSPGAGHITPPPSVNYVNGFRPTAPGQSPGAGHSSPPPSVVALLA; encoded by the coding sequence ATGGGAGTCAATAAGTTGTTATTTGTCTCGTTTCTTCTAGCTATTTTGTTTAGCCTAACAAGTTATGTTTCAGGACATTTTGATTATGTAGATGCTTATAGACCAACAACCCCGGGTCAAAGCCCTGGTGCGGGACATgcaacaccaccaccatcacttAGCTATATTAATGGGTTTAGACCAACAACCCCCGGTCGAAGCCCTGGTGCCGGACattcatcaccaccaccatcgcTTAGTTACGTGAATGGGGTCAGACCAACAACCCCCGGTCAAAGCCCTGGTGCGGGGCATCAAACACCACCACCATCAGTAAATTACATTAATGGGTTCAGACCAACAACCCCCGGTCAAAGCCCTGGTGCAGGACATATAACACCACCACCATCAGTAACTTACATTAATGGGTTCAGACCAACAACTCCCGGTCAAAGCCCTGGTGCGGGGCATCAAACACCACCACCATCAGTAACTTACATTAATGGGTTCAGACCAACAACCCCCGGTCAAAGCCCTGGTGCGGGGCATCAAACACCACCACCATCAGTAACTTACATTAATGGGTTCAGACCAACAACCCCCAGTCAAAGCCCTGGTGCAGGACATATAACACCACCACCATCAGTAACTTACATTAATGGGTTCAGACCAACAACCCCCGGTCAAAGCCCTGGTGCGGGGCATCAAACACCACCACCATTAGTAACTTACATTAATGGGTACAGACCAACAACCCCCGGTCAAAGCCCTGGTGCAGGACATATAACACCACCACCAGCACTTATTACTTATGTTAATGGGTTTAGGCCAACAACCCCCGGACAAAGTCCTGGTGCGGGACATATAACACCACCACCATCAGTAAATTATGTAAATGGATTTAGACCTACAGCTCCCGGTCAAAGTCCTGGTGCAGGACattcatcaccaccaccatccgTTGTTGCTCTTTTGGCGTGA